In Thermoplasmata archaeon, one DNA window encodes the following:
- the prs gene encoding ribose-phosphate diphosphokinase, translating to MKVVGGSASLPLARALARELAVPFVDASFEKHPGGFPDAERYVRLLASVAGEHVVLVQTTHPDPMVVEYFLLADAIRDAGASRLTAVIPYFGYGRQDKRFAEGEAVSAKTMAKHIALDADEMLTMTIHNPDILSLFPIRAREVSGVPALGRYLKSVGVDLLLAPDDGAVRLAKEAAAIAGTPYDHLDKERLDSYTVRVTPKELKVKGKSVAIVDDVISTGGTIATATRELKAQGAARVLATCVHGLFVGRAEENLKVCDEIVATDTIVSPHTKVSVAPEFARALRELTG from the coding sequence GTGAAGGTCGTCGGCGGCTCGGCCTCCCTGCCCCTCGCCCGCGCCTTGGCGCGCGAGCTCGCGGTGCCCTTCGTGGACGCGAGCTTCGAGAAGCATCCCGGCGGTTTCCCGGACGCGGAGCGGTACGTGCGCCTGCTCGCCTCCGTGGCAGGCGAGCACGTCGTCCTGGTCCAGACGACCCATCCCGACCCCATGGTCGTGGAGTACTTCCTCCTCGCGGACGCGATCCGCGACGCGGGGGCGAGCCGCCTGACCGCGGTCATCCCCTACTTCGGGTACGGGCGGCAGGACAAGCGCTTCGCCGAGGGCGAGGCGGTGAGCGCGAAGACCATGGCGAAGCACATCGCCCTCGACGCGGACGAGATGCTCACGATGACGATCCACAACCCGGACATCCTGTCCCTGTTCCCGATCCGCGCGCGCGAGGTCAGCGGCGTCCCCGCGTTGGGGCGCTACCTCAAGTCCGTAGGCGTGGACCTGCTCCTGGCCCCGGACGACGGCGCGGTGCGGCTGGCCAAGGAGGCCGCGGCGATCGCCGGGACGCCGTACGACCACCTGGACAAGGAGCGCCTGGACTCCTACACGGTCCGGGTGACGCCCAAGGAGCTCAAGGTGAAGGGCAAGTCCGTGGCCATCGTGGACGACGTGATCTCCACGGGCGGGACCATCGCGACCGCGACCCGGGAGCTCAAGGCCCAGGGCGCGGCCCGTGTCCTCGCCACCTGCGTCCACGGCCTGTTCGTCGGCCGGGCGGAGGAGAACCTCAAGGTGTGCGACGAAATCGTGGCCACGGACACGATCGTCTCGCCCCACACGAAGGTGAGCGTCGCCCCCGAGTTCGCTCGGGCGCTCCGCGAGCTCACGGGATGA